The Thermosipho africanus Ob7 genome has a segment encoding these proteins:
- a CDS encoding sensor histidine kinase: MLNKKIIYSLIIVFSFISFFIYLSYWQKDISQKIEVYSSGIEYPLWLLDTDGLNMLSVIILKDKEFCHIEIFDQNGNLLLEKGKKKIFSIRYSKTAFFENIIIGSIYFYVSLTRVISIFFYILFISLSFMVITSLYFKNAEKTQKLLELNEELSEANEELEQTIRELEQTQESLIISEKMAALGKLMLNIAHDINTPIGIIFTASTEIENILESNRTDKETLKQLSKIIIKNSQKIAEIISSLKKTAIHEVSDNFSKFNIKELVEDIVDTLSLNLKKNNIKTIIDVDDKNIFSNPGAIAQILMNLISNTVDHAFKDEKSEKIISISAEVNKKHLKIIVSDNGVGIDEKIQRKIFDPFFTTNKEKGTGLGLSIVHQLVVKLLKGHIEVKSNKGKGTTFIIIIPLKEENNG; this comes from the coding sequence ATGCTAAATAAAAAAATTATATATTCTCTAATAATTGTGTTTTCATTTATATCTTTCTTCATATATTTATCTTATTGGCAAAAAGACATTTCACAAAAAATTGAAGTTTATTCAAGTGGTATTGAATATCCACTTTGGCTGCTAGATACTGATGGTCTTAATATGTTGTCAGTTATCATTCTAAAAGATAAAGAATTTTGCCACATAGAGATATTTGATCAAAACGGTAATTTACTTTTAGAAAAAGGGAAAAAGAAAATATTTTCTATAAGATATTCTAAAACTGCCTTCTTTGAGAACATAATCATTGGCTCTATATATTTTTATGTTTCTCTTACTAGAGTTATCTCAATATTCTTTTACATACTTTTTATATCTCTATCATTCATGGTTATAACCTCTCTGTACTTTAAAAATGCTGAAAAAACACAAAAATTACTTGAATTAAACGAAGAACTTTCAGAAGCAAATGAAGAGCTTGAACAAACTATTAGAGAACTCGAACAAACTCAAGAATCTCTAATTATTTCTGAGAAAATGGCTGCTCTTGGAAAGTTAATGTTAAATATTGCACATGATATAAATACACCAATAGGAATAATTTTTACAGCTTCAACTGAAATTGAAAATATTTTAGAAAGTAATAGAACTGATAAAGAAACTTTAAAACAACTTTCAAAGATAATAATTAAAAACTCTCAAAAAATAGCTGAAATAATAAGCTCACTTAAAAAAACTGCCATCCATGAAGTATCAGATAACTTTTCAAAATTTAACATTAAAGAATTGGTGGAAGATATTGTTGATACTTTATCTTTAAATCTGAAAAAGAATAATATAAAAACAATAATTGATGTTGATGATAAAAATATTTTTTCAAACCCTGGGGCCATAGCACAAATTTTAATGAACTTAATTAGTAATACAGTTGATCATGCATTCAAAGATGAAAAGAGTGAAAAAATAATTTCAATATCTGCAGAAGTAAATAAAAAACATTTAAAGATAATAGTAAGTGACAACGGTGTGGGAATTGATGAAAAAATTCAAAGAAAGATTTTTGATCCTTTCTTTACTACCAACAAAGAAAAGGGAACTGGCCTTGGTTTAAGTATAGTTCATCAATTGGTTGTTAAACTACTAAAAGGGCATATTGAAGTAAAAAGTAATAAAGGAAAAGGAACAACATTTATCATAATAATTCCTTTGAAGGAGGAAAACAATGGATAA
- a CDS encoding substrate-binding periplasmic protein produces MKKLIFLFIIIIYNILSFSLTLYTYPQDNVKFFDENGKLNGISHKFIKILNERLKMYDINIEYKSTHPKNLSEILSALEKDEIQIFIGLAKNEERLEKFKFTNYPLWSVQLALLAKKENNDTENFHNKNIGVISNSKTEELSKIYFKDAKFVKFDGVSKAIESLLKEKIDFLSYNSFLLGYYQSIYYDSLKLINIKNEKYRQYIAFSKNVDDNVVDIFDNVLKELFKSNEFEKLFDGYYGIIPGNIVELVTINWPPYEYYENGKWQGIDYEILNLALNEMGLKLVTYKYPWSRCLQLMKSKSSDIVLTLLKTEDRKQYLYFTEIPISHGKDVYFFLKGNPNRNIAGYIKGYAYPKEFFKSPYKKVPVDSDERGMIFLSQKRIDLFITNLYVGLFYANKYNMDVEYSKTIKEQEYYVGFSKTYFGKFLSEQITKLLERFRKDGTYKKVYEKYNLQWEE; encoded by the coding sequence ATGAAAAAATTAATATTCTTATTCATTATTATTATATATAACATACTCAGTTTCTCTCTAACTTTGTATACTTATCCACAAGACAACGTAAAGTTTTTTGATGAAAATGGAAAACTAAATGGAATATCTCACAAATTTATCAAAATTTTGAACGAAAGATTAAAAATGTACGATATCAATATTGAATATAAATCAACCCACCCCAAAAACCTCTCCGAGATTCTCTCAGCCCTCGAAAAAGATGAAATTCAAATATTTATAGGCCTTGCAAAAAATGAAGAAAGATTAGAAAAATTTAAATTTACAAATTATCCACTTTGGAGTGTACAGCTTGCTCTACTTGCCAAAAAAGAAAATAACGATACAGAAAATTTCCACAACAAAAATATTGGAGTTATATCAAATTCAAAAACCGAAGAATTATCTAAAATATATTTCAAAGATGCAAAATTTGTCAAATTCGACGGTGTCTCAAAAGCAATAGAAAGTTTATTAAAAGAAAAAATAGACTTTTTATCATATAACTCTTTTTTACTTGGATATTATCAAAGTATATACTATGATTCTTTAAAATTAATAAATATTAAAAACGAAAAATATAGACAATACATTGCTTTTTCAAAAAACGTTGATGATAACGTTGTTGATATTTTCGACAATGTTTTAAAAGAACTTTTTAAATCAAACGAATTTGAAAAATTGTTTGACGGATATTATGGAATAATCCCAGGAAATATAGTAGAACTTGTAACTATAAATTGGCCACCTTACGAATACTATGAAAATGGAAAATGGCAGGGAATTGACTATGAAATTTTAAATCTTGCTTTAAATGAGATGGGGCTAAAATTAGTTACATACAAATACCCATGGAGCAGATGCCTTCAATTAATGAAATCAAAATCATCAGATATTGTTTTAACTCTGCTAAAAACAGAAGATAGAAAGCAATATTTATACTTTACCGAAATTCCAATTAGTCATGGAAAAGATGTATATTTCTTTCTAAAAGGTAATCCAAATAGGAATATTGCTGGATACATAAAAGGTTATGCATATCCTAAAGAGTTTTTCAAATCACCTTACAAAAAAGTACCAGTTGATTCAGATGAGCGAGGTATGATTTTTCTTTCACAAAAAAGGATTGATTTATTTATAACAAACCTTTATGTGGGACTATTTTATGCAAATAAGTATAATATGGACGTTGAGTACTCAAAGACAATTAAAGAACAAGAGTATTATGTTGGTTTTTCAAAAACGTATTTTGGTAAGTTTTTATCTGAGCAAATTACAAAATTATTAGAAAGATTTAGAAAAGATGGAACATATAAAAAAGTTTATGAAAAGTACAATTTACAATGGGAGGAATAA
- a CDS encoding amidohydrolase → MILIKNGTIYPITKSPFKGDILIENGKIKKIGENIEEKGAEVIDATGKYIFPGFIDAHSHIGVFEEGVGEFYYQDGNEYSNPLTPHVRALDAFYPGDKAIKRALSGGVTTVMVVPGSANPIGGQGFILKFKSDIVDEMVIRQPAGLKMAFGENPKRVYGSQNKTPMTRLGVAAVIREYFTKVKDYMRRRQEDPKTPIDFTLEIGVKVLKKEIPARCHAHRADDIVTAIRIAEEFNFDLVIEHATEGYKIADFLKKKKIPVVLGPLFGFRTKLELTDMTYEAIKIINEKGILAALMCDHPVIHLEHANIQAATALRYGAKEEDLLKMLTINPAKILKIDDRVGSIEEGKDADIVIWNTHPFDFKARAEKVFIEGKLVYND, encoded by the coding sequence ATGATATTGATAAAAAACGGAACAATTTATCCAATTACAAAAAGTCCATTTAAAGGGGATATTTTAATTGAAAATGGAAAAATTAAAAAAATTGGAGAAAACATCGAAGAAAAAGGAGCAGAGGTTATTGATGCAACTGGCAAATACATCTTCCCAGGATTTATTGATGCACACTCACATATAGGTGTTTTTGAAGAAGGAGTAGGTGAATTTTATTACCAAGACGGAAACGAATATTCAAATCCACTTACACCTCACGTAAGAGCTTTAGATGCATTTTATCCTGGTGATAAGGCAATAAAGAGAGCTTTGTCCGGCGGTGTAACAACTGTGATGGTTGTACCAGGCAGTGCAAATCCAATTGGTGGCCAGGGATTTATTCTCAAATTCAAGTCCGATATTGTTGATGAAATGGTTATAAGGCAACCAGCGGGGCTTAAAATGGCTTTTGGTGAAAATCCAAAAAGAGTTTATGGTTCTCAAAACAAAACTCCAATGACAAGGCTTGGTGTTGCAGCGGTTATTAGAGAATACTTTACAAAGGTAAAAGATTATATGAGAAGAAGGCAAGAAGATCCTAAAACACCAATTGATTTTACTCTTGAGATTGGTGTAAAAGTTTTAAAGAAGGAAATTCCAGCTAGATGTCATGCTCATAGAGCAGATGATATTGTTACAGCCATCAGGATTGCTGAAGAATTTAATTTTGACTTAGTAATTGAGCACGCTACAGAAGGTTATAAAATTGCTGATTTTCTAAAGAAAAAGAAAATTCCCGTTGTTTTGGGTCCATTATTTGGTTTTAGAACAAAGCTTGAATTAACCGATATGACATACGAGGCAATTAAAATTATTAATGAAAAAGGAATTCTTGCAGCTTTAATGTGTGATCACCCAGTAATACACCTTGAACATGCTAACATTCAAGCTGCAACAGCATTAAGATATGGTGCAAAAGAAGAAGATCTATTAAAAATGCTTACAATAAATCCTGCTAAGATATTAAAAATTGACGATAGAGTAGGCTCAATTGAAGAAGGAAAAGATGCAGATATAGTTATCTGGAACACTCACCCATTTGATTTTAAAGCCAGAGCAGAAAAGGTATTTATTGAAGGAAAATTAGTATACAACGATTAA
- a CDS encoding glycosyltransferase: MKKIAFFNPQGNFDKNDSHLTEHPDFGGQLVYVKELAKAIASKGIQVDIITRQIIDEKWPEFSEPFDYYPDSPNLRIVRIPFGGKKFLNKEKLWKYLPEYVEGIYSLYKKEGSFPDFVTTHYGDGGISGVLFLEKTDIPFSFTGHSLGAWKLEKMLNEGFSKEELERKFKFSVRILAENLAIKFSSFVVCSTSHERYVQYSHKLYNADPNSDKFKVIPPGINSKIFNFKPHKEDEIIENYLNNVFSSAPKERQKLPFIILSSRIDRKKNHIAVVRAFLKNKDLKENANLIIVVRAIDDVIKFVNEKDSEESEILREIINEGKKEIGNSIFFLNISDQKRLASLYRVAAKRNSVFTLPSHYEPFGLAIIEAAACGLVVAATKYGGPVEILSDNKELLFDPENVDDIANKLYIALTKYNSTQFIKLSRKYTWESTADKYLENIDKVLKNKLEINKKQLQDDIKKFLSKIL; encoded by the coding sequence ATGAAAAAAATTGCTTTTTTCAATCCTCAAGGAAATTTTGATAAAAATGATAGTCATCTAACTGAGCATCCAGACTTTGGAGGTCAACTAGTATACGTAAAAGAGCTTGCAAAAGCAATAGCTTCAAAAGGAATCCAAGTTGATATTATAACAAGACAAATAATAGATGAAAAATGGCCTGAATTTTCGGAGCCTTTTGATTACTATCCAGATTCTCCTAATTTGAGAATAGTTAGAATACCATTTGGTGGAAAAAAGTTCTTAAATAAAGAAAAGCTTTGGAAATATCTTCCCGAATATGTCGAGGGAATTTACAGCCTCTACAAAAAAGAAGGAAGTTTTCCAGATTTTGTTACAACCCATTATGGTGATGGAGGAATAAGTGGTGTTTTGTTTTTAGAAAAAACGGACATTCCATTTTCATTTACGGGGCATTCATTAGGAGCATGGAAACTTGAAAAAATGTTAAATGAAGGATTTTCTAAAGAAGAACTTGAAAGAAAATTTAAATTCTCCGTAAGAATACTTGCAGAAAATCTTGCGATAAAATTTTCATCTTTTGTTGTTTGTAGCACCTCTCATGAAAGATATGTGCAATATTCGCATAAATTGTACAATGCTGATCCAAACAGTGATAAATTTAAAGTAATTCCTCCTGGAATTAACTCCAAAATATTTAATTTCAAACCTCATAAAGAAGATGAAATAATAGAAAATTATTTAAACAATGTTTTTTCAAGTGCTCCAAAAGAAAGACAAAAACTACCATTTATAATTTTATCTAGTAGGATCGATAGAAAGAAAAATCATATAGCAGTTGTCCGAGCATTTTTAAAAAACAAAGATTTAAAAGAAAATGCAAATTTAATTATTGTAGTAAGAGCAATAGATGATGTCATTAAATTTGTAAATGAAAAAGATAGCGAAGAATCAGAAATCTTAAGGGAAATAATTAATGAAGGTAAAAAAGAAATCGGAAATAGTATATTTTTCTTGAATATTTCCGATCAAAAAAGACTTGCTTCTCTATATAGAGTTGCTGCAAAACGCAATTCGGTTTTTACCTTACCGTCACACTATGAACCATTCGGACTGGCTATTATTGAAGCAGCCGCTTGTGGATTAGTCGTTGCAGCAACAAAATATGGCGGTCCCGTTGAAATTTTATCTGATAATAAGGAACTACTATTTGATCCTGAAAATGTTGATGATATTGCAAACAAATTGTATATTGCCTTAACTAAATACAACAGCACGCAATTTATTAAATTATCTAGAAAATATACTTGGGAAAGTACCGCCGACAAATACCTTGAAAATATTGACAAAGTTTTGAAAAATAAATTAGAAATTAATAAAAAGCAACTTCAAGATGATATTAAAAAATTTCTAAGCAAAATTCTATAA
- a CDS encoding HD domain-containing phosphohydrolase — MDKWKILIVDDEPDVHTLTSIILKDIEFKGKKLEMINAYSLDQAKEILKNEKDVALAIVDIVMGNKDDGFKLIQFIRETLKNRLMRIVVRTGQPGVAPPREIILKYDINDYREKSEFSSNALFTLVISKLREYSDLLELYNQREILEEFANINFHNLDDLNLFFEKIKNILSMNINIEHSVLDYSDNGDECDIIDKTLWKSNNEVGFCIKLEKEKRIKYTIKFDNQLSNAYKNILNLTLSKQILSIENNILSKELIDNLYQIIYILSETTETRSFETGEHVKRVGLITKVIAKELGFKNQKLEFISTSAMLHDIGKIGIPDAILNKPTKLEDNEWEIMKQHTIIGYKILSTVDNPLFKMAANIALYHHENWDGSGYPKGLKGEEIPLEARIVALVDLYDALSTDRVYRKAWPEEKVLKYIKELNGKKFDPNIVEIFLNIYDKIKNFY, encoded by the coding sequence ATGGATAAATGGAAAATACTAATTGTTGATGATGAACCAGACGTTCATACATTAACATCTATAATACTTAAAGATATTGAATTTAAAGGAAAAAAGCTAGAAATGATTAACGCATATTCCCTAGATCAAGCAAAAGAAATATTAAAAAATGAAAAAGATGTTGCACTTGCAATTGTAGATATTGTAATGGGAAATAAAGATGACGGTTTTAAACTTATACAATTTATTAGAGAAACTTTAAAAAACAGACTCATGAGAATTGTTGTCAGAACAGGCCAGCCTGGAGTTGCTCCTCCAAGAGAGATAATACTAAAATATGATATTAATGACTATAGAGAAAAAAGCGAATTTTCAAGTAATGCACTTTTTACACTCGTAATTTCAAAATTGAGAGAGTATTCAGATCTTCTAGAACTATATAATCAAAGAGAGATATTAGAAGAATTTGCAAATATAAATTTTCACAATTTAGATGATTTAAACCTATTTTTTGAAAAAATAAAAAACATTTTATCTATGAATATAAATATTGAACATTCTGTATTAGACTATTCAGATAATGGCGATGAATGTGACATTATCGACAAAACTCTATGGAAATCAAACAACGAAGTTGGATTTTGTATAAAGTTAGAAAAAGAAAAAAGAATAAAATACACAATTAAATTTGACAATCAACTAAGTAATGCATACAAAAACATACTGAATTTGACTTTATCAAAGCAAATCTTAAGCATTGAAAACAATATCCTTTCTAAAGAACTAATTGATAACCTGTACCAAATTATATATATACTTTCTGAAACAACAGAAACAAGATCATTTGAAACTGGCGAACATGTAAAACGTGTAGGATTAATAACTAAAGTGATAGCAAAAGAATTGGGATTTAAAAACCAAAAGTTAGAGTTTATATCCACATCAGCAATGTTGCATGATATTGGAAAAATAGGAATACCTGATGCTATATTAAATAAACCCACTAAACTCGAAGATAATGAATGGGAAATTATGAAACAGCATACAATTATTGGTTATAAAATCTTAAGCACAGTTGACAACCCACTATTCAAAATGGCAGCCAACATTGCCCTTTATCACCATGAAAACTGGGATGGAAGTGGTTATCCAAAAGGATTAAAAGGTGAAGAAATACCACTTGAAGCCCGAATTGTCGCACTCGTAGATTTATACGATGCTTTATCAACTGATAGGGTATATAGAAAGGCTTGGCCAGAAGAAAAGGTTTTAAAATATATAAAAGAACTTAATG
- a CDS encoding carbohydrate kinase family protein, which produces MILFVGELLADMIAEEPLDTAKHFEMKVGGSPGNIASYLSQLGVKARILSRVGNDIIGKRIINKLRQKGVDTSYIQIDKEYGTTLVFVQKTKDTPDFFVLRGADRFINLPNNDIFNGIKILHLSCWTISYNGLFKKIVSILGEAIKNRILIGFDPNCRDKIFKCDKIDIEKVKFILKHTNFCKPSLDDAVAIFGEKDYSLEDTIKYYIDKFHALGVKNIALTAGKFGAYVSDGKNTLHIPSNAKKVVDATGAGDGFWAGMYYGILNGKNFVESCKMGSKVSAHILKFVGADVELSNKIWE; this is translated from the coding sequence ATGATATTGTTTGTTGGCGAATTACTTGCAGATATGATTGCTGAAGAACCACTTGACACAGCAAAGCATTTTGAAATGAAAGTTGGCGGATCACCAGGTAATATAGCCTCTTATCTTTCACAATTAGGAGTTAAAGCTCGAATATTATCTAGAGTTGGAAACGATATTATCGGAAAAAGGATTATAAATAAACTAAGACAAAAAGGTGTAGATACAAGTTACATTCAAATAGATAAAGAATACGGAACAACTCTTGTTTTCGTTCAAAAAACAAAAGATACTCCAGATTTTTTTGTTTTAAGAGGTGCCGATAGATTTATTAATCTGCCTAATAATGATATATTTAATGGAATTAAAATACTCCATTTAAGTTGTTGGACTATTTCATACAATGGCTTATTTAAAAAAATCGTTTCAATTTTAGGTGAGGCTATTAAAAATAGAATCTTAATCGGTTTTGATCCAAATTGCAGGGATAAAATTTTCAAATGCGATAAAATAGATATAGAAAAAGTAAAATTTATTTTGAAACATACTAACTTTTGCAAACCCTCACTTGATGATGCAGTAGCCATATTTGGCGAAAAAGATTATTCTCTTGAAGATACAATAAAATATTACATAGATAAATTTCATGCCTTGGGCGTTAAAAACATTGCATTAACTGCTGGAAAATTTGGTGCATATGTTTCTGATGGAAAAAATACATTACACATTCCAAGTAATGCAAAAAAAGTTGTTGATGCAACTGGTGCTGGTGATGGTTTCTGGGCTGGTATGTACTATGGAATATTAAATGGAAAGAACTTTGTAGAGTCCTGTAAAATGGGGAGTAAAGTTTCAGCTCATATTCTTAAGTTTGTTGGTGCTGATGTAGAGTTAAGTAATAAAATATGGGAGTGA